In Misgurnus anguillicaudatus chromosome 14, ASM2758022v2, whole genome shotgun sequence, the genomic window catacagtaaatcactgttaattaaatgttaatacccataatgcaatgcatattacagtaatgaactggaaaagaaaatgatggtattttactgggcattttgtggtaagtaactgtagaaagtacagttaagtctaacagtgtggGCAGtttagaaaacacaaaaaatcccTGTAACTAATTTACATTTAGACAAAGGTCAACAATATTATGAAGGTATTCTTAGGTcaagaatattttataaaaaattacaagtTGTCACATAtgcattacatatttttaatactATTTTATAGCCTACTGTTTTCTATACTATTTCATTGCTATTTCTGttggttttgtgttttttgttatattgAATCTGTTCAAAAAACAATGGAAATGTCTGATGCCTTTGTTGTAGTCGAACCCCTAAAGTACGTCTAACCAGAAACTAACTAATTAAGCCTACCCTGAAAAAAttagccccggtctcccctactgTATAATGCCATGAATATTCTTGACTGTGCATGAAACCTTAACACTGGAATTACAACAAAGCTAAGGAGCTACATACCATCTGTGTTAGTAATTCCTGTGTGTAGATCAGATTGGCCATTAAACTCTCTGTAGAAATAAAGTGGCTTTAGATGTCACTTCCTAAAACTCAACTTCATTAAAACTTTTCATTTGTAAGAGTGAGAGGAATTTTATAAGATCTGCAACTACGATTGAACGAAACCTCCATGGTCCTACCTTAACACATTATCTTCTGTTGGTGCCACCAGAAAAGCACATGGGACTTTATGTCCATTGGAAAAGGGGTTGGGAATGCTGACCGGTGCTTCCTCGAGCCTCTTCCCACTGAAACTAACTCCACATTCAGGACACTGATCTGGAACAAAGCAACAAAAGATGTCCTTGTCACAGTGGTTGAATTTAATAACACTCTTATCCATTGGGAGAGAACATACAAAAACAGCTGCTATATACAGAGCTGCCCGGCAATAATGCCAGAGTCTAAAGGGACCAGCAATTGTGTTTCAATGGAGTGATGTTGATTGGTCGCTTGTATGGAGCCTATATGGTTGCAGCTAACCCTAAACCTGTGGATCAGCTGTATCTGTTTGCACGGCAACTTCATTAAAGTTCATCAATGCTTACGTGCGGACAGCGCATTCAGGGCAGTAACCACAATAGAGATTGAGGGGGACGTGTTTGCCCCCTCAAAAATAAGAAACGGCCAATTTGTTCCcccaacatttaattttttttaatatacatgcATATAGCCCTGATATTTTTGGTCCCCTCAATGTTTATGATGTGGTTCTTCTGCCATACTAAGTATGTTTCTGTCAAGACTGCTTGAACATGAACAGTTACTTTGATCTTACCAATACAGATGCACATAAAGACACATGACATATTTTATTCATTGAATAGACAGTTGACATGCAAAACAGTTGGGTCAATCATTGGCCTTTTATTAAGAAGGTAACAAGTATAAACAGTAAACATGATATCACATCATCCAGTGAACCCCAGGTGTTTCTGTCAAATACTGAACAAATAGGCACTTTAATGTAATGGGTAAGCTGGTACACTTTCTGTGTCAGGTCAGGAGGTACAACCaatgtaaaactagaaaaaaaggctattttatcaaacacatttgaattgc contains:
- the mkrn2os.2 gene encoding MKRN2 opposite strand protein; amino-acid sequence: MDKSVIKFNHCDKDIFCCFVPDQCPECGVSFSGKRLEEAPVSIPNPFSNGHKVPCAFLVAPTEDNVLREFNGQSDLHTGITNTDGVVYNYTKTGVHRDHQGWERCICIPLVQPDMFNLISQWDQYLEKFSSAQMWDPLWQSFN